One stretch of Sporocytophaga myxococcoides DSM 11118 DNA includes these proteins:
- a CDS encoding glutamine synthetase beta-grasp domain-containing protein: MAKSKLEYIWLDGYKPTQSLRSKTKIVADFSGKLEDCEMWCFDGSSTEQAPGGSSDCLLKPVFICQDPQRKNGYLVMCEVLAPNGTPHPTNGRATIDDDDNDFWFGFEQEYFLWSPETNKPLGFPENGYPAPQGPYYCSVGAKNAFGREIVEEHLDVCLEAGLNVEGINAEVAAGQWEFQIFAKGAKEAGDQIWVARYLLERIGEKYGVSINWHCKPLGSLDWNGSGMHANFSNSALRTSGKKEVYDSICSAFAPVIKEHIEVYGADNHLRLTGKHETQSIDTFSYGVSDRGASIRIPIATVERGWKGWLEDRRPNSAADPYKVASRIIKTVKTVSSN; encoded by the coding sequence ATGGCAAAATCGAAATTAGAGTACATCTGGCTTGATGGTTACAAACCGACACAAAGTCTTCGTAGCAAAACTAAAATTGTTGCTGATTTCAGCGGGAAATTGGAAGATTGTGAAATGTGGTGTTTTGATGGTTCTTCTACAGAGCAAGCTCCGGGAGGATCTTCAGACTGTTTGTTGAAGCCTGTTTTTATCTGTCAGGACCCGCAAAGAAAGAACGGTTACCTTGTAATGTGTGAAGTTTTAGCTCCAAACGGAACTCCACATCCTACTAATGGTCGTGCTACTATTGATGATGATGATAATGATTTCTGGTTTGGTTTTGAGCAAGAGTACTTCTTGTGGAGCCCTGAAACAAATAAGCCACTAGGTTTCCCTGAAAATGGATATCCAGCTCCACAAGGTCCATACTACTGCTCAGTTGGTGCGAAAAATGCATTTGGTCGTGAAATCGTTGAAGAGCATCTTGATGTATGTCTAGAGGCGGGCTTGAACGTAGAAGGTATCAATGCTGAAGTAGCAGCAGGACAGTGGGAGTTCCAGATTTTTGCTAAAGGTGCTAAAGAAGCTGGAGATCAAATCTGGGTTGCTCGTTATTTACTTGAAAGAATTGGGGAGAAATATGGTGTTTCTATCAACTGGCATTGCAAGCCTCTTGGATCTCTTGACTGGAATGGTTCAGGAATGCATGCTAACTTCTCTAACTCTGCGCTTCGTACATCAGGTAAGAAGGAAGTTTATGACAGCATCTGCAGCGCTTTTGCTCCTGTGATTAAAGAGCATATCGAAGTTTATGGCGCTGATAATCACCTTCGTTTAACTGGTAAGCATGAAACTCAATCAATCGATACATTCTCTTACGGTGTGTCTGATCGTGGTGCTTCTATCCGTATTCCAATCGCTACAGTTGAGCGTGGATGGAAAGGTTGGTTAGAAGATCGTCGTCCAAATTCTGCTGCTGATCCTTACAAAGTAGCATCAAGAATTATTAAGACAGTAAAAACTGTTTCTAGTAACTAA
- a CDS encoding T9SS type A sorting domain-containing protein, which produces MNKILPSILIFFIICSFSVNAQMCPPKAGSTEYIPEGNFESTTTVANDFTQCTSGCNPLGGDQYVIGTNPKDHNSGYFANMQDHTPGAGSKMLIFDFNDASTGSVVFKKSITVTAGKTYFFSAWFANVGVNNYVACPTCPGGQYIRNSPTLKFTIDGKDAGVVKTDSLSNNWTQFFSEYTALTTKTIEITIINTRGGNQSNDLALDDISFTDGCDKITNLSSLGQSSALPDTIYNCNVAFPYSLNPGLPASYGYAWKKVSATTLSTSTTYSEPPTPADGTWLYLCYEYIPGCPRKDSVIFKNTPIKMELGSDKVMCAPVNFTITSGISTPPAVMEWYKDGVLLPTETGSNYIATDIGTYKAIATRLNCGTATDQLKISSPVSSFSGTGSYCDVNDKATFTTTASKAKWYTVPTGGIALNPSNTDNTINLTYTATNRTTPGCPSGLYVEDVSSYPGAAMPTAPCATTNANDGFVEVEINQQIELTSFDFYQNTGWGDPATFTFDIYPNDPTKGPYNGFGNQGGPGAGALFPTKSIGPLSASTNTVRTMPVGVTLTPGKYWFKLASTGGALGLFNCSPTRPANSSEWGTPITDNTGNNVMNLISAITGGSPGTTNGSFGSSGPLFNMKFQVGSNNACSRLFICASKACAAPVDFLSFDVKKVSNGNILLWKTTSETNSSHFVLERSIDGINFESVGRVKAAGNSGSVLSYSYLDSRVFSSYETVYYRIQEVDLDGSFTYSKLKSLSDKSSGFASVFPIPVKRGQILTLEYFSEENSDLNIALYNNMGSFILNKEFKVEKGYNTIEISTSDLMSGFYLLKSDSFTDKIFVE; this is translated from the coding sequence ATGAATAAAATTCTACCGTCTATATTGATATTCTTTATAATCTGCTCATTTTCAGTAAATGCTCAGATGTGTCCTCCGAAAGCCGGCTCTACTGAATATATTCCTGAAGGTAACTTTGAAAGTACGACTACGGTAGCCAATGATTTTACTCAATGTACATCTGGCTGTAATCCTCTTGGTGGGGATCAATATGTTATTGGTACAAATCCCAAAGATCACAACTCAGGATATTTTGCGAATATGCAAGACCATACGCCGGGGGCCGGGAGTAAAATGCTTATTTTTGATTTTAATGACGCATCTACAGGAAGCGTTGTATTTAAAAAATCTATAACTGTTACAGCTGGCAAAACATATTTTTTCTCTGCCTGGTTTGCCAATGTTGGGGTTAACAACTACGTAGCATGTCCAACTTGTCCAGGTGGGCAGTATATTAGAAATTCGCCAACGCTTAAATTTACTATTGATGGAAAAGATGCAGGAGTTGTGAAAACGGATAGTCTTTCCAACAATTGGACTCAGTTTTTTTCTGAGTACACAGCGCTTACTACTAAAACTATTGAGATTACGATTATTAATACAAGAGGTGGAAATCAAAGTAATGATCTTGCATTGGATGACATATCTTTTACTGATGGATGTGATAAAATTACGAATCTTTCTTCTTTAGGGCAAAGCAGTGCATTGCCGGATACTATATACAATTGCAATGTAGCATTTCCTTATTCATTAAATCCAGGTCTGCCAGCTTCTTATGGATATGCCTGGAAAAAAGTTTCGGCCACTACATTGTCTACAAGTACTACTTATAGTGAGCCTCCAACCCCAGCCGATGGAACATGGCTATATTTATGCTATGAATATATCCCAGGTTGTCCAAGAAAGGATTCGGTTATCTTTAAAAACACACCAATAAAGATGGAACTCGGTTCAGATAAAGTAATGTGTGCTCCCGTTAATTTTACTATCACTTCAGGGATTTCTACACCTCCGGCTGTTATGGAATGGTATAAAGATGGAGTTTTATTGCCTACTGAGACTGGCTCCAATTATATAGCAACGGATATTGGAACCTATAAGGCAATAGCAACCAGATTAAATTGTGGTACAGCTACCGATCAGTTAAAAATTTCTTCCCCTGTTTCTTCTTTTTCAGGAACAGGAAGCTATTGTGATGTAAATGACAAAGCCACATTTACAACTACAGCATCAAAAGCTAAATGGTATACTGTGCCAACAGGAGGGATTGCTCTTAATCCATCCAATACCGATAATACAATAAATTTAACTTATACAGCTACCAACAGAACAACTCCGGGTTGCCCTTCTGGACTTTATGTGGAGGATGTTTCCAGTTATCCAGGGGCAGCAATGCCAACAGCTCCCTGTGCAACTACAAATGCAAATGATGGGTTTGTGGAGGTTGAGATAAATCAACAGATTGAGCTAACATCCTTTGATTTTTATCAAAATACAGGTTGGGGGGATCCGGCTACATTCACATTTGATATTTATCCCAACGATCCTACTAAAGGTCCATACAATGGATTTGGAAACCAAGGTGGGCCTGGAGCTGGTGCTTTATTTCCAACAAAGTCTATCGGTCCACTAAGTGCGAGTACTAATACTGTGAGAACGATGCCGGTAGGGGTTACTCTTACACCAGGGAAATATTGGTTTAAACTTGCTTCGACAGGAGGAGCATTGGGCCTATTTAATTGTTCGCCTACAAGACCGGCAAATTCAAGTGAATGGGGAACACCAATTACAGATAATACAGGAAATAACGTAATGAATTTGATTTCTGCAATTACAGGCGGAAGTCCTGGTACAACCAATGGAAGTTTTGGAAGTTCAGGTCCACTTTTCAATATGAAATTCCAGGTAGGATCTAATAATGCATGCAGTCGACTTTTTATATGTGCTTCTAAAGCTTGTGCCGCCCCAGTTGATTTTCTGAGCTTTGATGTAAAAAAAGTATCAAATGGAAATATACTTTTATGGAAGACAACTTCAGAAACTAACAGCTCTCATTTTGTACTGGAAAGAAGTATTGATGGCATAAATTTCGAATCAGTGGGAAGGGTCAAAGCGGCTGGAAATTCTGGTAGTGTATTGTCTTACAGCTATCTTGATAGTAGAGTTTTTTCAAGCTATGAAACTGTTTATTACAGAATTCAAGAAGTTGACTTGGATGGTTCATTTACTTATTCAAAGCTAAAATCGCTAAGTGATAAGTCTTCCGGATTTGCATCAGTATTTCCAATTCCAGTAAAAAGAGGTCAAATATTAACTTTAGAGTATTTTAGTGAAGAGAATTCTGATCTTAATATTGCTTTATATAATAATATGGGCTCATTTATATTAAATAAGGAATTTAAAGTTGAAAAAGGTTACAATACGATCGAAATTTCAACCAGCGATTTAATGAGTGGATTTTATCTGTTAAAATCAGATTCATTTACTGACAAGATTTTCGTAGAATAA
- a CDS encoding PKD domain-containing protein, whose amino-acid sequence MSLKKSLAFTLPYFKAGVILCLILTSQISYGQQIAASYPSKFFRFTINYYEYLPPSYSTSGNSFPLLIFLHGTGEAGTVLSKTLVPGVPPKLIADGKTDGLDNFIVLSPQSPRTYWYPSFIDEFIEMAKTKYRIDISRIYVTGLSAGGRGTWDYAIAYPDKVAAILPIAAVTVNSNVCNAKKIPVWSFQGENDGKSATYWNTAYNKCNPPIPGKLTVITGAGHNTSLWGTVYQNLPLSPSNDSTGLYRNAIYNWLLSYSTNHTTPNIYPLAFAGEDILTELPIDKIELTGKASDEDGIIEQYSWTQITGPSQITLSNGNDIITNAYGFIDGEYTFEFRAIDNEGASSSDIIKVFVNRPMTEASILYRINCGGSEIQDSILNWSLDKQLTPSGYLETLNTTLTTGSDYWKGPNNSDAPNNVFGNNRYSFQNNTPMQWSFPVNPGQYILKLYFSDAGKKDGTRLINVQAEGNEILHEFDIHKTFGEAGGQQNFAIDINDGSLDLSLTATLNSAKIDGIELSQTGSAALRTAALTNITSPFYFKHYPEPVEESLTIEFNLPDEDIATIELLDQKGILIKMLYKGTSNGDQSVSVNPANEGLSSGLYFITFRSNTHNITEKIVIRK is encoded by the coding sequence ATGTCACTAAAAAAATCATTGGCCTTTACCCTGCCTTATTTCAAAGCAGGAGTGATCCTTTGTTTAATCTTAACATCACAGATCTCCTATGGCCAACAAATAGCAGCATCTTATCCTTCTAAATTCTTTCGGTTTACTATAAATTACTATGAATACCTACCTCCCTCTTATTCAACCTCCGGTAATTCTTTTCCATTATTAATTTTCCTGCATGGTACAGGTGAAGCAGGGACTGTACTTTCAAAGACACTCGTTCCCGGAGTACCTCCAAAACTCATTGCAGATGGAAAGACAGATGGGCTCGACAATTTCATCGTTTTGTCTCCCCAAAGCCCAAGGACATACTGGTACCCTTCATTTATTGATGAATTTATCGAAATGGCAAAAACCAAATACAGAATTGATATATCCAGAATATATGTAACTGGCTTAAGTGCTGGAGGCAGAGGGACCTGGGATTATGCTATTGCCTACCCTGATAAAGTAGCTGCAATCCTTCCCATTGCAGCAGTAACCGTCAATTCCAATGTATGTAATGCTAAAAAAATACCTGTATGGTCATTCCAGGGTGAGAATGATGGCAAAAGCGCAACCTACTGGAACACGGCATATAACAAATGTAATCCTCCTATCCCAGGAAAACTTACTGTCATCACTGGTGCAGGCCATAACACTTCCCTTTGGGGAACAGTATATCAAAACCTTCCACTATCACCTTCAAATGATTCTACGGGCCTTTATCGGAATGCTATATACAACTGGCTATTAAGTTACAGTACTAATCATACAACTCCCAATATTTATCCACTGGCCTTTGCAGGAGAGGATATTTTAACGGAGCTACCCATTGATAAAATTGAACTTACAGGTAAAGCATCAGATGAAGACGGCATAATCGAACAATACTCCTGGACACAGATTACAGGCCCAAGCCAGATTACTCTATCTAATGGTAATGACATTATTACCAATGCATATGGGTTTATTGATGGGGAATATACATTCGAATTCAGAGCTATTGATAATGAAGGTGCTTCCAGCTCCGACATTATTAAAGTTTTTGTTAACAGGCCGATGACAGAAGCCTCTATTCTCTATAGAATTAATTGCGGTGGCTCAGAAATTCAGGATTCCATATTAAACTGGTCTTTGGACAAACAGCTTACCCCCTCTGGATATCTTGAAACCCTAAACACAACGCTTACGACGGGAAGTGATTACTGGAAAGGACCTAACAATTCCGATGCGCCTAATAATGTTTTTGGGAATAACCGATACTCTTTTCAGAACAATACCCCAATGCAGTGGAGTTTCCCTGTAAATCCCGGACAATACATATTAAAACTATACTTTTCTGATGCAGGAAAGAAAGATGGAACCAGGTTGATTAACGTTCAAGCTGAAGGGAATGAAATCCTTCATGAATTCGATATTCATAAAACATTTGGAGAGGCCGGTGGACAACAGAATTTCGCCATTGATATAAATGATGGATCTCTAGATCTCAGCTTAACTGCAACTCTTAATTCCGCAAAAATAGACGGAATTGAACTCTCCCAAACAGGATCTGCAGCATTGCGAACAGCGGCATTGACAAATATAACATCGCCGTTTTACTTCAAGCATTACCCAGAACCCGTTGAAGAAAGTCTTACAATTGAATTTAATCTGCCCGATGAGGACATAGCAACAATAGAATTGCTGGATCAAAAAGGAATACTGATAAAAATGCTTTATAAAGGGACTTCAAACGGTGACCAATCAGTGAGTGTTAATCCCGCTAATGAAGGATTATCATCCGGACTATATTTCATTACTTTCAGATCTAATACTCATAACATTACTGAAAAAATAGTGATAAGGAAATAA
- a CDS encoding circularly permuted type 2 ATP-grasp protein — MLLGNTEEAIFKNYISKQPSYNELLDKDGNMYAHWKEFFEVYKMLGYEEFVNRNQYLQKLLQENGVTYNVYGDPTGQSRTWNLDPIPYLIDNEEWGKIESGLKQRAHLLDLIFKDIYGENKLIKNGLLPAELIYNHAGYLRECAGISFKNKHGLILYSADVARSPDGNIWVLNDRTQAPSGSGYSQENRSAMARIFPEFFNEVKVKRLSSYFNSLRNTLNSIAPSSNTQPRIVLLTPGPRNETYFEHSYLSSYLGISLVQGDDLMVKDNYVWIKTIAGLEKVDVIIRRVDDIYCDPLELKEDSQLGIPGLLQVMRAGNVSLANPLGCSILENPGLLPFLQNISNYFTGEELILPTLASWWCGQPRELKYVLDNLSSLVIRRIYRDTTTSSSIDASSLSSTALKELKNQIKMKPYLYIGQEKILFSSVPSYINGKIEPRNVMFRSFLVSNNDSYEAMAGGLTRISSDAKSFIISNQAGGFSKDTWIISSEKNRTKEAPKDLQQPHLHNDALPSRTAENLFWVGRYADRILANARYIRAVIQYINSKGGFSTDQDNHTEKILLNALTHYTYTYPGFTDEKNIEIIKNPWTEIFDLFINGDRIGGIKYNVHMILRSADAVRDYWSADTWRILKSLEENWENQETLKNRHKLISSLDNLITSMVAFIGLNRESISREHGWLLLDSGRKIEQSLLLITILRSLLIGDHGASSQHDIMETFLSSNESLVNYRYSYKTNIQMPLVLDLMLFNNHNPHSLIHLLEKLKVHFEDLPKKSNVHELHLHEKLVIEAITILKIANKKILTEPDPETKEYRHLDELLLKLNTIMSSVPFEISRTFFKHAQSQKQLYSSDIA, encoded by the coding sequence ATGCTTTTAGGTAATACAGAAGAAGCGATATTTAAAAATTATATAAGCAAACAGCCTTCGTATAATGAATTACTCGATAAGGATGGGAATATGTACGCCCATTGGAAAGAGTTTTTTGAAGTTTATAAAATGCTGGGTTACGAAGAATTCGTTAACAGAAATCAATATCTTCAAAAGTTATTGCAGGAGAATGGAGTCACGTATAATGTTTATGGAGACCCTACTGGGCAAAGCAGAACCTGGAATCTCGATCCTATTCCATACTTAATAGATAATGAAGAATGGGGAAAAATTGAATCAGGTTTAAAGCAAAGAGCTCATTTATTAGATCTTATTTTTAAGGACATATATGGAGAAAATAAACTAATCAAAAATGGTTTGCTGCCGGCTGAGCTTATATACAATCATGCAGGTTATTTGAGAGAATGTGCAGGAATTTCATTTAAGAATAAACATGGTTTAATCTTGTATTCTGCTGATGTGGCAAGAAGCCCGGACGGAAATATTTGGGTTTTGAATGACCGTACTCAAGCTCCTTCCGGATCTGGATATTCTCAGGAAAACAGATCAGCAATGGCCAGAATATTTCCTGAATTTTTCAATGAGGTAAAAGTCAAAAGACTTTCTTCCTATTTTAACTCACTAAGAAATACACTCAATTCAATTGCTCCATCATCCAATACTCAGCCTCGTATAGTTCTTTTAACACCTGGCCCCAGGAACGAAACATACTTCGAACACTCCTATCTTTCTTCTTATCTGGGAATTTCTCTTGTCCAGGGAGATGACCTGATGGTAAAGGATAACTATGTATGGATTAAGACTATTGCAGGACTTGAAAAGGTTGATGTTATTATTCGAAGGGTGGATGATATTTATTGTGATCCTCTGGAACTGAAAGAAGATTCTCAACTGGGAATTCCCGGGCTCCTACAGGTAATGCGGGCCGGCAACGTAAGTCTTGCAAACCCGCTTGGGTGTAGCATTTTGGAAAATCCAGGTCTGCTTCCTTTTCTACAAAACATCTCTAACTACTTTACCGGAGAAGAGCTAATCCTTCCTACTCTTGCCTCCTGGTGGTGCGGGCAACCAAGGGAATTGAAATATGTACTCGATAATCTGAGCTCTCTCGTTATCCGCAGAATATATAGAGACACCACTACAAGTTCTTCCATCGATGCATCTTCTTTATCTTCTACAGCATTGAAAGAATTAAAGAATCAAATTAAAATGAAACCCTATCTTTATATCGGTCAGGAAAAAATTCTTTTTTCATCTGTTCCTTCTTACATAAATGGTAAAATTGAACCAAGGAATGTTATGTTCAGAAGTTTCCTTGTAAGTAATAATGATTCTTACGAAGCTATGGCTGGTGGTCTAACAAGAATATCCTCTGATGCCAAAAGTTTTATTATTTCAAATCAGGCCGGAGGATTCAGTAAAGATACATGGATCATTTCATCAGAAAAGAATCGCACTAAAGAAGCACCAAAAGATCTTCAGCAACCTCATCTGCATAATGATGCCCTTCCAAGCCGTACTGCTGAAAACTTATTCTGGGTAGGAAGATATGCAGACAGAATATTAGCTAATGCCCGATACATCAGAGCTGTTATTCAATATATCAACAGCAAAGGCGGCTTCTCTACAGATCAGGACAACCACACAGAAAAAATTCTGCTTAATGCTTTAACTCATTATACATATACCTATCCCGGATTTACTGATGAAAAAAATATAGAAATTATAAAAAATCCATGGACAGAAATTTTTGATCTCTTTATAAATGGAGATAGGATCGGAGGCATCAAATATAATGTCCACATGATACTAAGATCCGCTGATGCGGTTCGGGATTACTGGTCTGCTGATACCTGGAGAATTTTAAAAAGTCTCGAAGAAAATTGGGAAAATCAGGAAACACTTAAAAATCGTCACAAACTGATCAGTTCTCTGGATAACCTGATTACATCCATGGTTGCATTTATTGGCCTAAACAGAGAAAGCATTTCAAGAGAGCATGGGTGGTTGCTTCTGGACAGCGGACGAAAAATAGAACAGAGTCTTCTTTTGATTACTATTCTGAGATCTCTGTTAATCGGGGACCATGGAGCATCAAGTCAACATGATATAATGGAAACATTTTTATCCAGTAACGAAAGCCTGGTAAATTACAGATACTCCTATAAGACAAACATTCAAATGCCGCTTGTACTTGATCTGATGCTTTTCAACAATCACAATCCTCATTCATTGATTCATTTGCTTGAAAAATTAAAAGTTCATTTTGAGGATTTACCTAAAAAAAGCAATGTACATGAATTGCATCTTCATGAAAAACTTGTAATTGAAGCCATCACAATCCTTAAAATTGCTAATAAAAAAATTCTGACAGAACCTGATCCAGAAACAAAGGAATACAGGCACCTTGATGAACTTCTTTTGAAATTGAACACAATTATGTCATCTGTTCCGTTTGAAATCTCCAGGACATTTTTCAAACATGCACAAAGCCAAAAGCAATTATATTCTTCAGATATCGCTTAA
- a CDS encoding transglutaminase family protein — MMYSISHKTKYTYNEQVSLCQNIAKLFPRNTDNQICIQSEIKIHPEPDVINKYEDYFGNKSVYFSLQKAHEELTVTVNSLIEKHNKEPDKSFYDQLTWEVVKGMLYEPKQEYFEARQFIQETAMTSSNQTIVEYTLKSFIKGRPFIEASKNLMQRIFNDFKFQPGFTTITTPPSEVMKHKKGVCQDFAHLALACIRSLGLPARYVSGYIETVPPKGKEKLVGTDASHAWFSIFVPNIGWVDFDPTNNMTPSQKHITIGWGRDYRDIVPLKGVIFSSGSHKLSVEVDVKRS, encoded by the coding sequence ATGATGTACAGCATTTCCCATAAGACAAAATATACTTACAATGAACAAGTAAGCTTATGTCAGAATATAGCCAAGCTATTTCCCCGCAATACGGATAATCAGATTTGCATCCAAAGCGAAATTAAAATACATCCAGAGCCTGATGTCATAAATAAATATGAAGACTATTTCGGTAATAAATCAGTTTATTTCTCTTTACAGAAAGCACATGAAGAATTAACTGTAACTGTTAACTCTCTCATTGAAAAACATAATAAAGAGCCTGATAAATCTTTTTATGATCAACTCACCTGGGAGGTCGTAAAGGGGATGTTATATGAACCAAAGCAGGAATATTTTGAAGCTCGTCAGTTTATTCAGGAAACAGCCATGACTTCATCCAACCAGACTATTGTTGAATATACTCTAAAATCCTTCATTAAGGGAAGACCTTTTATTGAGGCATCTAAAAATCTGATGCAAAGAATTTTCAATGATTTTAAGTTTCAGCCTGGATTTACAACTATTACTACTCCACCATCAGAAGTAATGAAACATAAAAAAGGAGTATGTCAGGATTTTGCTCATCTTGCATTGGCCTGTATTCGCTCATTGGGTTTGCCTGCCAGATATGTAAGCGGATATATCGAAACTGTTCCACCAAAAGGTAAAGAGAAACTTGTTGGTACAGATGCATCTCATGCCTGGTTTTCTATTTTTGTTCCTAACATTGGATGGGTGGATTTTGACCCAACAAATAATATGACTCCATCTCAGAAACATATAACTATTGGTTGGGGCAGGGATTACAGGGATATAGTTCCTTTAAAAGGTGTTATTTTCAGCAGTGGTAGTCATAAACTAAGTGTGGAAGTGGATGTAAAAAGGTCATAA